The genomic DNA GGGCGATCACACTCTTCTCCCCGTTCACCTTCATCTGTTCCACCTGATCCTGCATGAGGGATAGCAAAGGGGAAACAATAAGCACCTGGCCATCCAACAGCTGACCGGGAAGTTGATAGCAGAGCGATTTACCGGTTCCAGTGGGTAGCATGGACAACGTATCACAGCCATCAAGAATGGAAGTGATGGTTTCTTCCTGTCCTGCACGAAACGTTTCGTAGCCAAAGTGACGCTTCAGTTCTTGTTGTAGATTCACGGGGTCTCACCTGCCTTCGCAATGACTGCACGGATCTGAAAATAGGACAACTCAGGAAATCTTTCCTTTATCGGCTTAAGGCGCTTCGTCTTTAACTCTGTCAGAACGCCCAGCACCTCTTCGTACACCCCTTCATCTATGAATGACGTGACGGGAAAGTCATGGAGTGTCAATATGATCTCGATTAAATGGTCTTCAATCGTATTCACTTTCAGCTCCCGGATCCTGGCGATTTCCTCGACGGGTATCCCCTTCTGAAAAAGCTCGAGCGTTTTTTTGGTCGAAGCGGTGAGGGGTTGGATATGCTCCTTTTCCTCTATGATCGAATAGACTATCGGGTAAGCACCTGCATCCTCTTTGGCACGTGCGATGATAAAGTGGAGAAGGTTCAGGAATCTGAACCGGTACTCCTCACGGTCCACACCGAACCGGTCTGCTGATTGCCCTTCCGTTGCTCCATAGTCCCGGTATCCCGTCAGCCGCTCAACAAGGATCCCCGGATCTTCACCAGGCATTGTTTGGGCTAGCAAGGTGTACAGCTCTTCAAACAGCTTTGCTGACAAAACTTCGGTCTTCCCCTGCTTCCGTATGAACACTTTTAACCAATCTTGAACTTTCCGGTCCCTCTGCACGGGAAAGTACGATGTTTCGTTCATTCGCGCATTGGATAACACCTGTACCAGTAGGCTGAGTCTCTTCCAAAGGAGGATGGACTGATCACCATGCTTCAATCCATCCATATGGGCGGGGTACGGTTTTTTTTGAAAGTAAACCGCCAAGCCCTCTATTCCGGAATGAGTCAGCCGGGCACGATTATCGTCGTTCAGCGTGATGAATTCCTTATCCTGAAGCATAGCAATGCAACGGTCAAAGTACTCCCTTTTCAGTTTTGGAAGTGACAGGAAGAGAGCCTGCAGCCCAAAGAGATGTGCATCCTGTATGGATTGTGAAGACTTTTTCCCTTTCATGATATGGAAAACGGAATAAACAGACCGTTCTTCCCCTAGCCTTTTCAGGGAGTCCAAAATCAAATAGTGAAGATATGTCAATGCGATGACTCCTTAACGTGTAGGTTATTGTCAAATATTGTACCACGAAAACACCCTCAACCGAGGTTTTGTTTTGACGGAAACGGATAAAAATATGAAAAAGAGTACCTAACTATTGAAAAGTTACCCATTCCTCTATAAAATGATGATTAGTAATTGATTTT from Rossellomorea marisflavi includes the following:
- a CDS encoding helix-turn-helix domain-containing protein; its protein translation is MKGKKSSQSIQDAHLFGLQALFLSLPKLKREYFDRCIAMLQDKEFITLNDDNRARLTHSGIEGLAVYFQKKPYPAHMDGLKHGDQSILLWKRLSLLVQVLSNARMNETSYFPVQRDRKVQDWLKVFIRKQGKTEVLSAKLFEELYTLLAQTMPGEDPGILVERLTGYRDYGATEGQSADRFGVDREEYRFRFLNLLHFIIARAKEDAGAYPIVYSIIEEKEHIQPLTASTKKTLELFQKGIPVEEIARIRELKVNTIEDHLIEIILTLHDFPVTSFIDEGVYEEVLGVLTELKTKRLKPIKERFPELSYFQIRAVIAKAGETP